A genomic segment from Bacillus cereus G9842 encodes:
- a CDS encoding YwaF family protein, which yields MEAYFSAHPLKSFIPYSRQHVLILFIMLVGIFFLYQYQDLLRQSEWNITVRYAIAFLFIGSEIGLYMWEWKAGIFELATSLPFELCTISLLLASIMIVTKSYRIYEIVFFTGIIGASQAILTPNLQYTFPHFRFIEYFIAHVLLIWAPLFMTWVEGYRPTLQSIKRTMIFLNILIPIVSFVNYKTGGNYMFLAHKPETASLLNMLGPHPYYIISLEIAALIGCYTLYMPFAKRERHAHKESLGS from the coding sequence ATGGAAGCTTATTTTAGTGCGCATCCATTAAAATCGTTTATTCCATACTCAAGACAACACGTCCTTATATTATTTATTATGTTGGTGGGGATATTTTTTCTGTATCAATACCAAGATTTATTGCGTCAAAGTGAGTGGAATATAACGGTTCGATATGCGATTGCATTTTTATTTATAGGTAGTGAAATTGGGCTCTATATGTGGGAGTGGAAAGCGGGGATTTTTGAGCTAGCTACTTCATTACCGTTTGAGTTATGTACGATTAGTTTATTATTAGCGTCGATTATGATTGTAACGAAAAGTTATCGCATATATGAGATTGTATTTTTTACAGGAATTATTGGTGCATCACAAGCCATTTTAACGCCGAACTTGCAGTATACTTTTCCACATTTTCGTTTCATTGAATATTTCATCGCACATGTATTGCTCATTTGGGCACCGCTCTTTATGACTTGGGTAGAAGGGTATCGTCCTACATTACAATCTATTAAACGTACGATGATATTTTTAAACATATTGATTCCGATTGTTTCGTTTGTAAATTACAAAACAGGCGGTAATTATATGTTTTTAGCTCATAAGCCAGAAACTGCTTCATTACTCAATATGTTAGGGCCGCATCCTTACTATATTATTTCATTAGAAATAGCTGCGCTTATTGGATGTTACACTTTGTATATGCCGTTTGCGAAAAGAGAGAGGCATGCGCATAAAGAATCACTAGGATCATAG
- a CDS encoding ABC transporter permease, with protein MALSSIFAHKMRSILTMLGIIIGISAIITIISMGDGTNAKFKKELGQGKDNEVTIYYNNPDYGTDSAKITPDMLNRLQTVPGVKDVYPDVSMKVKASAGSKDVNLDLKGGTGAFMKDSKIKLVHGRELNDSELNQAIPAVILNEEAFNKLFSGWESNQYTDIKGKPYKIVGVYETKNDFGMPMPEGYTSLENAPVISGVNEYDSVRLTMTSPTERKSVEKQAVSVLNELKAPKFEHKFEAQDLGEFTKQLDESIGMMKMVFGGIAAISLLVGGIGVMNIMLVSVTERTREIGIRKALGATRGKVLTQFLIESCILTGLGGFIGFMLGIFFAWIVSIFAGWPLVVSKELGLLAVGISMLIGIIFGLLPANKAAKLDPIECLRYE; from the coding sequence ATGGCCCTTTCCTCTATCTTTGCTCATAAAATGCGTTCCATCTTAACGATGCTAGGTATTATTATCGGTATTAGTGCCATTATTACTATCATTTCAATGGGTGATGGTACAAACGCAAAGTTTAAAAAAGAATTAGGCCAAGGAAAAGATAACGAAGTAACGATTTACTACAACAATCCTGATTACGGAACAGATAGTGCCAAAATCACACCTGATATGCTAAACCGTCTGCAAACTGTACCAGGCGTTAAAGATGTATATCCAGACGTAAGTATGAAAGTAAAAGCATCTGCTGGTTCAAAAGATGTAAATCTTGATTTAAAAGGTGGAACAGGCGCCTTTATGAAAGATTCGAAAATAAAATTAGTTCACGGTCGTGAATTAAATGACAGTGAACTAAACCAAGCAATCCCTGCTGTTATATTAAATGAAGAAGCTTTCAACAAATTATTTAGTGGTTGGGAATCAAACCAATACACAGATATAAAAGGAAAGCCTTATAAAATAGTCGGTGTATACGAAACGAAAAACGACTTTGGAATGCCTATGCCTGAAGGTTATACATCACTTGAAAATGCACCTGTAATTTCAGGAGTAAATGAGTATGACTCCGTAAGATTAACAATGACCTCTCCGACAGAACGTAAAAGTGTAGAAAAACAAGCCGTTTCTGTCTTAAACGAACTGAAAGCTCCTAAATTTGAGCACAAATTCGAAGCACAAGATTTAGGTGAATTTACGAAACAACTAGACGAATCAATCGGTATGATGAAAATGGTATTCGGTGGTATTGCTGCTATCTCCTTACTTGTTGGTGGTATCGGTGTAATGAACATCATGCTCGTATCTGTAACAGAACGTACACGTGAGATTGGTATTCGTAAAGCACTTGGTGCAACACGTGGTAAAGTATTAACACAATTCTTAATCGAATCTTGTATTTTAACAGGACTTGGTGGTTTCATCGGATTCATGCTTGGTATTTTCTTCGCTTGGATCGTCTCAATCTTTGCTGGATGGCCACTCGTTGTCTCAAAAGAACTTGGACTTCTTGCCGTAGGTATTTCAATGCTAATCGGTATTATATTCGGTTTACTACCAGCTAACAAAGCTGCCAAACTGGATCCAATTGAATGTTTACGATATGAATAA
- a CDS encoding ABC transporter ATP-binding protein, whose translation MINLKGITKSFQNGAESVQILHGIDVTLNQGEFTSIMGPSGSGKSTLMNIIGCLDKPTTGTYELAGQNISNMSETELAHVRNKEIGFVFQNFMLLPRLTALQNVELPLIYAGVDKKERRERSLAALTKVGLADRATHLPNELSGGQKQRVAVARAIVNNPKFILADEPTGALDTKTSTQIMDLFYELNKQGSTIIMITHDREIGEAAARQIVIRDGNVVQDWRG comes from the coding sequence GTGATTAACTTAAAAGGCATCACGAAATCCTTCCAAAATGGTGCAGAATCCGTTCAAATATTACATGGAATTGACGTAACACTGAATCAAGGAGAATTCACTTCTATTATGGGACCTTCTGGTTCTGGTAAATCAACATTAATGAACATTATTGGTTGCTTAGATAAACCGACGACGGGTACGTACGAACTAGCTGGACAAAACATTTCAAACATGTCTGAAACAGAACTTGCACATGTTCGTAATAAAGAAATCGGATTCGTATTCCAAAACTTCATGTTATTACCGAGACTTACAGCACTTCAAAATGTAGAGCTACCTCTTATTTACGCTGGAGTTGATAAAAAAGAAAGACGCGAACGCTCATTAGCCGCTTTAACAAAAGTCGGTTTAGCTGATCGCGCTACTCACTTACCAAACGAATTATCCGGTGGTCAAAAGCAACGTGTCGCCGTTGCCCGCGCAATCGTAAATAACCCAAAATTCATTTTAGCCGATGAACCGACGGGAGCACTTGATACGAAAACAAGTACACAAATTATGGACCTCTTTTACGAATTAAATAAACAAGGCTCAACAATCATTATGATTACCCATGACCGTGAAATCGGGGAAGCTGCAGCACGTCAAATTGTAATTCGTGACGGAAATGTCGTCCAAGATTGGAGAGGTTAA
- the entC gene encoding cell wall-binding protein EntC, with translation MELLQNINAPLRKLCNYMFFANKKIMVAIMRSTKTNAMEAIMKKFMGIATAAVFGLGIFTTSAKAETIVTTDVLNVRENPTTESKVVGKLLDGYKVNVLHTENGWSKVQLNSGKEAFISADYTKDTYYVTANVLNVRAGANTDSEILGKLKKDDIIETTHQVQNDWIQFEYNGKTAYVHVPYLTGKAPIKVQPVVKVEKTTTVQDTAKVREAVKAQEVAETQAKAKAAEATKAREAAEAQAEVKAQEAAKAREAAKAQEAAKAQADAEAQAEAKAQEAAKAREAAKAQADAEAQAAAKAQEAAKAREAAKAQEAAEAREAAKAQEAAEAREAAKAQEAAKAREAAKAQKPATQQPAAKETETSTPSSSRELRVVATAYTADPLENGYKAGDQVKSAMGHNLTANPNMKLIAVDPSVIPLGSKVWVEGYGVAIAGDTGGAIKGNKIDVLMPDKGTSSSWGRKTVTVKVLN, from the coding sequence ATGGAATTGTTACAGAATATTAATGCTCCGTTACGAAAGCTTTGTAATTATATGTTTTTCGCAAATAAGAAAATAATGGTTGCTATAATGAGGTCAACGAAAACAAATGCAATGGAGGCTATTATGAAAAAATTTATGGGTATAGCAACAGCAGCGGTTTTTGGTCTTGGGATTTTCACAACATCTGCTAAAGCAGAAACAATCGTAACGACTGACGTACTAAACGTACGAGAAAACCCAACTACTGAATCAAAAGTTGTAGGAAAATTATTAGATGGATATAAAGTAAATGTTTTACATACAGAAAATGGTTGGTCAAAAGTTCAATTGAATAGCGGTAAAGAAGCTTTCATAAGTGCTGACTATACAAAAGACACTTACTACGTAACAGCAAACGTATTAAACGTACGTGCTGGTGCAAACACAGATTCAGAGATTCTTGGTAAGTTGAAAAAAGATGATATAATCGAAACAACACACCAAGTACAAAATGATTGGATTCAATTTGAATATAACGGAAAAACAGCTTATGTTCATGTTCCTTACTTAACAGGTAAAGCTCCAATTAAAGTTCAGCCAGTAGTTAAAGTTGAAAAAACAACTACAGTTCAAGATACAGCTAAAGTTCGTGAAGCAGTTAAAGCTCAAGAAGTAGCTGAAACTCAAGCAAAAGCTAAGGCCGCGGAAGCAACTAAAGCTCGCGAAGCAGCTGAAGCTCAAGCAGAAGTTAAGGCTCAAGAAGCGGCTAAAGCTCGTGAAGCAGCTAAGGCTCAAGAAGCAGCTAAAGCTCAGGCAGATGCTGAAGCTCAAGCAGAAGCTAAAGCTCAAGAGGCGGCTAAAGCTCGTGAAGCAGCTAAAGCTCAAGCAGATGCTGAAGCTCAAGCAGCGGCTAAGGCTCAAGAAGCAGCTAAAGCTCGTGAAGCGGCTAAAGCTCAAGAAGCAGCTGAAGCTCGTGAAGCAGCTAAGGCTCAAGAAGCAGCTGAAGCTCGTGAAGCGGCTAAGGCTCAAGAAGCAGCTAAAGCTCGTGAAGCGGCTAAAGCTCAAAAACCAGCTACACAACAACCTGCTGCAAAAGAAACTGAAACAAGTACACCATCATCTTCTCGTGAGTTACGTGTTGTAGCAACAGCTTACACAGCAGATCCACTTGAAAATGGTTATAAAGCAGGCGACCAAGTAAAATCAGCTATGGGTCATAACTTAACAGCTAATCCAAACATGAAACTAATTGCAGTTGATCCAAGTGTCATTCCATTAGGTTCAAAAGTATGGGTTGAAGGTTACGGAGTAGCAATCGCTGGTGATACTGGTGGGGCTATTAAAGGTAATAAAATCGACGTTTTAATGCCAGATAAAGGCACATCAAGTAGCTGGGGACGTAAAACAGTTACAGTTAAAGTATTAAACTAG
- a CDS encoding efflux RND transporter periplasmic adaptor subunit, translating into MKKKNKVLITSVVAIGIAAGSYFAFAGGGGSEVAMAYSGYKVTEKQIQNAQKFGGEVIPNGIETISFDPTKGTYELAVKKGDEVKKGQLLFKYNDPTAKQGVTEAEMQKKIAQKEVTLFQKQIDAAKQKLQKDKNAGLPSEALKASEVEVGQLESQLEMKKFEVEKADEMIKAAKEKVNTLSVTSPADGVIDDIVKTADEKTGMSGITLRHAGQFKVKGQLSEYELASMKVGQEVTVSSKTVAGKTWTGKVTEIGSTPLKSMDENKTVSNYQFTVTLDNSDELQNGFHVYVTSKSGEATGTIVPKSSIVKKGDKNVVFVVKDGKAKEQAVTVEFETDSESKVSGVKKGEEVISKPEKDLKDGMEVVAQ; encoded by the coding sequence ATGAAAAAGAAAAATAAAGTGTTAATTACTAGTGTAGTAGCAATTGGAATTGCAGCTGGATCATACTTTGCATTTGCTGGTGGTGGCGGTTCAGAAGTAGCAATGGCATATAGCGGATATAAAGTAACTGAAAAACAAATCCAAAACGCGCAAAAATTTGGTGGCGAAGTTATTCCAAACGGAATTGAAACTATTTCATTCGATCCAACAAAAGGAACATATGAATTAGCTGTAAAAAAAGGCGATGAAGTGAAAAAAGGTCAGCTTCTGTTTAAATACAATGACCCTACTGCTAAACAAGGTGTAACAGAAGCAGAAATGCAAAAGAAAATCGCACAAAAAGAAGTAACGTTGTTTCAAAAACAAATTGATGCAGCGAAACAAAAATTACAAAAAGATAAAAATGCAGGCCTTCCTTCTGAAGCATTAAAAGCATCAGAAGTTGAAGTTGGGCAATTAGAATCACAACTTGAAATGAAAAAGTTTGAAGTTGAAAAAGCTGATGAAATGATTAAAGCAGCAAAAGAAAAAGTAAACACACTTTCTGTAACAAGTCCTGCTGATGGCGTAATTGATGATATCGTGAAAACTGCTGACGAAAAAACAGGTATGAGCGGAATTACTCTTCGTCACGCTGGTCAATTCAAGGTAAAAGGTCAACTTTCTGAATATGAGCTTGCTAGTATGAAAGTTGGGCAAGAAGTAACTGTTTCCTCAAAAACTGTCGCTGGTAAGACTTGGACAGGAAAAGTAACAGAAATCGGTTCTACACCATTAAAGAGCATGGATGAAAATAAAACTGTTTCTAACTATCAATTCACTGTCACATTAGATAATAGTGACGAACTACAAAACGGCTTCCACGTATACGTAACAAGTAAATCTGGCGAAGCAACTGGTACAATTGTTCCGAAAAGCAGTATCGTGAAAAAAGGTGACAAAAATGTTGTCTTCGTTGTAAAAGACGGTAAAGCGAAAGAACAAGCAGTTACTGTTGAATTCGAGACTGATAGCGAATCAAAAGTTTCTGGAGTGAAAAAAGGAGAGGAAGTTATCTCTAAACCTGAAAAAGACTTAAAAGATGGTATGGAGGTTGTCGCCCAGTGA